In Luteitalea sp. TBR-22, one genomic interval encodes:
- the mnmA gene encoding tRNA 2-thiouridine(34) synthase MnmA — MRIAVAMSGGVDSSVAAALLVDEGHEVIGLSMQLYDQQEGQASFGTCCTIDDLHDARRVAGRLGIPHYIVNFESHFHAQVVAPFVDDYVAGRTPIPCTRCNSEVKFATLLDRVGALDADRLATGHYVRSVRREDGGWRLLRGADRGKDQSYFLFSLTQAQLGRAIFPVGHLDKPSVRAYASRRELPVALKPDSQEICFVPDRDQAAFVARAAGDRTPPPGRIVDVEGRALGTHDGVHHFTIGQRKGLRLSVGVPLYVVAIEPDSRDVVVGPRSALEATTCEVQDVNWVSGRVPDGAVRAEVQIRHRHAAAPATIRALDASHARVEFDAPQYAITPGQAAVFYDGDEVLGGGWITRG, encoded by the coding sequence ATGCGAATCGCGGTCGCCATGTCGGGCGGCGTCGACTCGTCGGTCGCTGCCGCACTGCTCGTCGACGAGGGCCACGAGGTGATCGGCCTGTCGATGCAGTTGTACGACCAGCAGGAGGGACAGGCCTCGTTCGGCACCTGCTGCACGATCGACGACCTCCATGACGCGCGGCGCGTCGCCGGTCGCCTCGGCATCCCGCACTACATCGTCAACTTCGAGTCGCACTTCCACGCGCAGGTCGTGGCGCCCTTCGTCGACGACTACGTGGCGGGACGGACGCCGATTCCGTGCACCCGCTGCAACAGCGAAGTGAAGTTCGCCACGCTCCTCGATCGGGTCGGCGCACTCGACGCCGACCGCCTCGCCACGGGCCACTACGTGCGGTCGGTGCGGCGCGAGGACGGCGGCTGGCGCCTGTTGCGCGGCGCCGACCGCGGCAAGGACCAGTCGTACTTCCTGTTCTCGCTGACGCAGGCGCAGCTGGGGCGGGCAATCTTCCCGGTCGGACATCTCGACAAGCCGTCGGTACGCGCCTACGCGTCGCGGCGCGAACTGCCCGTGGCGCTGAAGCCGGACTCGCAGGAGATCTGTTTCGTGCCCGACCGCGACCAGGCGGCGTTCGTGGCACGTGCCGCAGGCGATCGCACGCCGCCCCCGGGCCGCATCGTCGACGTCGAGGGCCGGGCCCTCGGCACCCACGATGGCGTGCACCACTTCACGATCGGCCAGCGCAAGGGCCTGCGCCTGTCGGTGGGCGTGCCGCTCTACGTGGTGGCCATCGAGCCCGACTCGCGCGACGTCGTCGTCGGCCCGCGCAGCGCGCTCGAAGCCACCACCTGCGAGGTGCAGGACGTCAACTGGGTGTCGGGACGCGTGCCCGACGGGGCGGTGCGCGCCGAGGTGCAGATCCGGCATCGCCACGCAGCCGCGCCGGCGACCATCCGCGCGCTCGATGCCTCGCACGCGCGTGTCGAGTTCGACGCGCCGCAGTACGCGATCAC
- a CDS encoding class I SAM-dependent methyltransferase — MTDTPDRSLGARLFGWAKRADGHADPGRSGPPVGTKVLAKLLAALTHREAPVVADLGPVVGSNVSFLGEQLGCKLRVEDLYADIDRLTREQALDAMPAFLERRFAFEPESLDAVLCWDVLDYLDKPAATVLGKQVVQWVKPGGVVLCFFSTVAAPAPVYTRYVIADTDHLIYRTSPATHGKRTVYQNRDFDRLFPGLSVTESFLLLNKTREVLLRKKAAAPARA, encoded by the coding sequence GTGACCGACACTCCCGACCGCTCCCTGGGTGCGCGCCTGTTCGGCTGGGCCAAGCGCGCCGATGGCCACGCCGACCCTGGCCGGAGCGGCCCCCCCGTGGGCACCAAGGTCCTGGCCAAGCTGCTCGCCGCGCTCACGCATCGGGAGGCGCCGGTGGTCGCCGACCTGGGACCGGTCGTCGGCAGCAACGTCTCCTTCCTCGGCGAACAACTCGGGTGCAAGCTGCGGGTCGAGGACCTGTACGCCGATATCGACAGGCTGACGCGCGAGCAGGCGCTCGACGCGATGCCCGCCTTCCTCGAGCGGCGTTTCGCCTTCGAGCCCGAGAGCCTGGACGCCGTCCTGTGCTGGGACGTGCTCGATTACCTCGACAAGCCGGCGGCCACGGTGCTCGGCAAGCAGGTCGTCCAGTGGGTCAAGCCCGGCGGCGTGGTGCTGTGTTTCTTCTCGACGGTGGCAGCGCCCGCACCGGTGTACACGCGGTACGTCATCGCCGACACCGACCACCTGATCTACCGCACCAGTCCTGCCACGCACGGCAAGCGCACGGTGTACCAGAACCGGGACTTCGACCGCCTGTTTCCGGGGCTGAGCGTGACCGAGAGCTTCCTGCTGCTCAACAAGACGCGCGAAGTCCTGCTCCGCAAGAAGGCCGCCGCGCCCGCCCGCGCGTGA
- a CDS encoding cysteine desulfurase family protein, producing the protein MPAASARIYLDHNATTPVDPLVIEAVTRALRDDYGNASSVHHFGQMAKSRLDDARQEIAALIGGSPTEVVFTSGGTEADNFALRGAAEALEPLGKRHLVVSAIEHEAVLTTARALERRGWRVSRVAAGRDGVVDPDAVASALTDDTALLSLMHANNEVGTLQPVAACAALAHARGILVHTDAVQSAGKAPIDVTELDVDLLSLSAHKLYGPKGVGALWIRRGTRLVSPMTGGKQERSRRAGTENVPGIVGFGVAARLARERLASDAATQAALRNRLETEILARVPGTHVNGGTVPRVPNTSSIGFEGVEAESLLIALDLEGIAVSTGSACSSGTLEPSHVLKAMGLSLHDTQNALRFSLGRHTTDDEIGRVLDVVPGLVERLRSLTDRRAPLASMPGGA; encoded by the coding sequence GTGCCCGCCGCCTCCGCGCGCATCTACCTGGACCACAACGCCACCACGCCGGTCGACCCGCTCGTCATCGAGGCGGTCACCCGGGCCCTGCGTGACGACTACGGCAACGCGTCCAGCGTGCACCATTTCGGCCAGATGGCCAAGTCGCGCCTCGACGATGCCCGGCAGGAGATCGCCGCCCTGATCGGTGGCAGCCCGACGGAGGTCGTCTTCACGAGCGGCGGCACCGAGGCCGACAACTTCGCGCTGCGCGGCGCGGCCGAGGCCCTCGAGCCTCTGGGCAAGCGCCACCTGGTGGTCTCGGCCATCGAGCACGAGGCGGTCCTGACCACCGCGCGCGCCCTCGAGCGCCGCGGCTGGCGCGTCAGCCGGGTCGCGGCGGGGCGCGACGGCGTGGTGGATCCCGACGCGGTGGCGAGCGCCTTGACCGACGACACGGCGCTACTGAGCCTCATGCACGCCAACAACGAGGTCGGCACGCTGCAACCGGTGGCTGCCTGCGCAGCACTCGCCCACGCCCGCGGCATCCTCGTGCACACCGACGCGGTGCAGAGCGCCGGCAAGGCGCCCATCGACGTGACCGAGCTCGACGTCGACCTGCTGAGCCTGTCGGCGCACAAGCTGTACGGCCCCAAGGGCGTCGGCGCGCTGTGGATTCGGCGTGGCACCCGACTGGTGTCGCCGATGACCGGTGGCAAGCAGGAGCGGAGTCGGCGCGCCGGCACGGAGAACGTGCCCGGCATCGTCGGCTTCGGCGTCGCGGCCCGCCTGGCGCGCGAGCGCCTCGCCAGCGACGCTGCGACGCAGGCCGCGCTTCGCAACCGGCTCGAGACGGAGATCCTGGCCCGCGTCCCAGGCACGCACGTCAACGGCGGGACGGTGCCGCGCGTCCCCAACACCAGCAGCATCGGGTTCGAGGGCGTCGAGGCCGAGTCGCTGCTCATCGCGCTCGATCTCGAAGGCATCGCCGTGTCGACCGGCTCGGCCTGCTCCTCGGGCACGCTGGAGCCGTCGCACGTGCTGAAGGCGATGGGCCTGTCCCTGCACGACACGCAGAATGCCCTGCGCTTCAGCCTCGGGCGGCACACCACCGACGACGAGATCGGCCGCGTGCTCGACGTGGTGCCCGGCCTTGTCGAGCGGCTGCGTTCGCTGACGGACCGGCGCGCGCCGCTGGCCAGCATGCCCGGCGGGGCCTGA
- a CDS encoding polymer-forming cytoskeletal protein, which translates to MSMGNIGKSVIIKGELSGSEDLTIEGQVEGKIELNNNVLTIGTNAKIKAQVFAKTVVVLGEVTGNINASEKVDIRDNGSVDGDITSPKVAIAEGAHFRGAIDMNRAGAPKSPAKPEATPVKA; encoded by the coding sequence ATGAGCATGGGCAACATCGGCAAGTCGGTGATCATCAAGGGCGAACTCAGTGGCAGCGAGGACCTCACGATCGAGGGACAGGTCGAGGGGAAGATCGAGCTGAACAACAACGTGCTGACGATCGGGACCAACGCCAAGATCAAGGCGCAGGTCTTTGCCAAGACCGTCGTCGTGCTGGGTGAGGTCACCGGCAACATCAACGCGTCGGAGAAGGTCGACATCCGCGACAACGGGTCGGTCGACGGCGACATCACGTCCCCCAAGGTCGCCATCGCGGAAGGGGCGCACTTCCGGGGCGCCATCGACATGAACCGTGCTGGCGCGCCCAAGAGCCCCGCCAAGCCGGAGGCGACGCCCGTCAAGGCCTGA